The following coding sequences are from one bacterium SCSIO 12741 window:
- a CDS encoding HlyC/CorC family transporter, protein MYEFSWLIVILTLLFSAFFSGMEIAFISANKLKIELAKKQGQVPARINSYFMKHQGAFITTMLIGNNAALVIYGHFMSYNLEPMMAAIVTTGFVVFLLQTIVSTLLVLITAEFLPKTIFRIDPNRTLNVFYLPTLLVYLIFYLPTQFTLLITNLFLRLFLKGAQADEAHVGFGKVDLDLYLKEATSQVENKEELEHEVQIFQNALEFSDQKVRECMVPRTDIVALEETESIQALQEKFIETGLSKIPIYRDDIDNIIGYTHSFELFRNPSSIKKILLPISLIPEAMPVNEALSLLNKNKRSIAVVLDEFGGTAGIVTMEDIIEEIVGEIVDEHDMEQPFEEQVNEHEYNFSARIEIDHINDHYHLNLPESEEYETLGGLIINETESIPDQGDLIRIERFEFRIKEVSENKIELVNLRITGEE, encoded by the coding sequence ATGTACGAATTTTCCTGGCTGATCGTCATCCTTACCTTACTCTTTTCGGCCTTCTTTTCGGGGATGGAAATTGCTTTCATTTCTGCGAATAAGTTGAAAATTGAATTGGCCAAGAAACAGGGCCAGGTTCCGGCTCGAATCAACTCTTACTTCATGAAGCACCAAGGGGCATTCATCACCACGATGCTCATTGGGAACAACGCCGCCCTGGTGATCTATGGTCACTTTATGAGCTATAACCTGGAGCCCATGATGGCCGCCATTGTTACGACTGGCTTTGTGGTGTTTTTACTTCAGACCATTGTATCCACACTTTTGGTATTGATCACAGCGGAATTTTTACCCAAAACGATTTTTCGCATCGATCCAAACCGTACCTTGAACGTATTCTATCTACCCACTCTGTTGGTCTACCTCATTTTTTACCTTCCTACCCAATTCACTCTTTTAATCACCAACCTGTTTCTTCGTCTATTCTTAAAAGGAGCTCAAGCCGATGAAGCCCATGTAGGTTTTGGAAAAGTAGACTTAGACCTTTATTTGAAAGAAGCGACCAGTCAGGTAGAGAATAAGGAAGAACTGGAGCACGAGGTACAGATTTTTCAAAATGCCTTAGAGTTTTCCGATCAAAAAGTAAGGGAGTGTATGGTGCCCCGAACCGATATTGTTGCCCTCGAAGAAACCGAATCGATACAAGCTCTGCAGGAAAAATTCATTGAAACCGGGCTTTCCAAAATTCCGATCTATCGGGACGATATCGATAATATTATAGGCTACACCCACTCCTTTGAACTGTTTCGTAACCCCTCCTCCATCAAAAAGATATTGCTTCCAATCTCCCTCATTCCGGAAGCTATGCCGGTGAACGAAGCCCTATCGCTGCTCAACAAAAACAAACGAAGCATTGCCGTGGTGTTGGACGAATTTGGCGGAACAGCCGGAATTGTGACCATGGAAGACATCATTGAAGAAATTGTTGGGGAAATCGTGGATGAGCACGATATGGAGCAACCTTTTGAGGAACAAGTGAATGAGCATGAATACAATTTTTCTGCTCGAATAGAAATTGATCACATCAACGATCACTACCACCTTAACCTGCCCGAAAGCGAAGAGTATGAAACGCTGGGAGGGCTGATAATCAATGAAACAGAAAGTATTCCAGATCAAGGAGACCTCATTCGCATCGAGCGATTTGAATTTCGCATCAAAGAGGTTTCGGAGAACAAAATTGAGTTGGTCAACCTGCGAATTACGGGTGAAGAATAA
- a CDS encoding peptidylprolyl isomerase, translating into MVYSQPNFKKVKEMAVIQKIRNRSGLLIAVIGGAMVLFVGSDLLNSNGQFFSRQEYNVGEINGTTITLKQFEQRVQDVVGDQSVGSNEMELYRNQTWNLFLQDYLIKTEYDALGVDIVDDELWDEIKNNRDGILSAYFTDRNTGQIYEAFRDERGGLNMQMAILQLKQLVKDEEAKKNWSVIERSIREQLMSGKYTGLLKRGLTATDFQATERSKNNNDQIVVSWAGMSYGQVKDEDISYSESDISAWYNKHKSEDQFQQDEDMRSAKVVVFDVVPSANDIQTAKNEMAALKDGFAKSENDTLFIIQNTDNQYSAFASYGRFELPLDIDSLVFNAEDGAVVGPYGQGLNFKISKKLGQEMRPDSVSARQILLLANSPDADTAALRVRMDSIKTAIENGADFAEMAGKYSADLGSSRNGGDLGWFVERQPGYEPEFIQAAFGAKTGDLYVVRSRRLGYHLVEIQDQTQAREKVILATVERTVQASEETLDRIYNEASNFAITNSNLDAFNAGLEGDAVLNSKANEHTSIRKGAKVLGNLENPRQIIRWVYDNELGSVSTDPFESENQIVIVAVTGVTSKGTLPLEEVRDQVEEEVKKELKAEWIKNKIGSNTDLDAVVSSTGGRKEQNIAVTFNSFSIKGIGNEPAVLGTAFGLEQGQTSDPIAGNGGVYVIRVDSKTPNQNSADVEQLKNQIAGDYARRVDAEVFEALKEKGNVVDNRSDYY; encoded by the coding sequence GTGGTATATTCGCAACCCAATTTTAAGAAGGTAAAAGAAATGGCGGTAATTCAAAAGATCAGAAACCGATCAGGACTCTTGATAGCAGTCATAGGAGGCGCAATGGTATTGTTTGTAGGTAGTGACCTGCTAAACAGTAACGGACAGTTTTTCAGCCGACAAGAATATAACGTCGGAGAAATTAACGGTACCACCATCACCCTTAAGCAGTTTGAACAACGTGTACAGGACGTCGTTGGCGACCAAAGTGTAGGTAGCAACGAAATGGAATTGTATCGCAACCAGACCTGGAACTTGTTCTTGCAAGACTACTTGATCAAAACCGAATACGATGCCCTTGGAGTGGATATAGTAGATGACGAGTTGTGGGATGAAATCAAAAACAACCGCGACGGAATTCTCTCTGCTTACTTCACCGATCGTAATACAGGACAGATTTATGAAGCTTTCCGCGATGAGCGTGGTGGCCTAAACATGCAAATGGCGATTCTTCAACTGAAGCAATTGGTGAAAGATGAAGAAGCAAAGAAGAACTGGTCGGTTATCGAGCGTTCTATCCGTGAGCAACTAATGTCTGGAAAGTATACCGGATTGCTAAAAAGAGGATTGACTGCAACTGATTTCCAGGCTACAGAAAGATCTAAGAACAACAACGATCAAATCGTGGTTAGCTGGGCAGGAATGTCTTACGGCCAAGTTAAGGACGAAGACATCTCATACTCTGAAAGCGATATTTCAGCTTGGTACAACAAGCACAAAAGTGAAGATCAGTTCCAGCAGGACGAAGACATGCGTTCGGCCAAAGTTGTGGTATTTGACGTAGTTCCTTCTGCCAACGACATTCAAACTGCCAAAAACGAAATGGCTGCATTGAAAGACGGTTTTGCCAAATCTGAGAACGATACTTTGTTCATCATTCAAAACACCGACAATCAGTATAGCGCTTTTGCTTCTTACGGTCGTTTCGAATTGCCACTTGACATCGACAGCCTGGTTTTCAATGCTGAAGACGGAGCTGTTGTTGGCCCTTATGGACAAGGATTGAATTTCAAAATCAGCAAAAAGTTAGGTCAAGAAATGCGTCCTGACTCAGTAAGCGCTCGTCAGATTTTGTTGCTGGCCAACTCTCCTGATGCCGATACTGCTGCCCTACGAGTTCGCATGGACAGTATTAAAACGGCTATCGAAAATGGAGCCGATTTTGCTGAGATGGCTGGAAAATATAGTGCTGACCTTGGAAGCTCCAGAAATGGTGGTGATTTGGGTTGGTTTGTTGAACGTCAGCCTGGATATGAGCCTGAGTTTATTCAAGCTGCCTTCGGTGCTAAGACAGGTGACCTATACGTAGTTCGTTCTCGTCGTTTGGGATACCACTTGGTAGAAATCCAAGATCAAACCCAAGCACGTGAGAAAGTGATTTTGGCTACGGTTGAGCGCACGGTTCAAGCGAGTGAAGAAACCTTGGATCGCATCTATAACGAGGCAAGCAACTTCGCTATTACCAATAGCAACCTGGATGCCTTTAACGCCGGACTTGAAGGTGACGCTGTATTGAACTCAAAAGCCAATGAGCACACTTCTATCCGCAAAGGAGCTAAGGTTTTGGGTAACCTGGAAAATCCTCGTCAAATCATCCGCTGGGTGTACGACAACGAATTGGGTTCAGTATCTACCGATCCTTTTGAGAGCGAAAATCAAATTGTGATTGTTGCCGTTACCGGAGTTACCAGTAAAGGAACCCTTCCATTGGAAGAAGTTCGCGATCAGGTAGAAGAGGAAGTGAAAAAGGAATTGAAAGCCGAATGGATCAAAAACAAAATTGGTTCAAACACCGACTTGGATGCTGTAGTAAGCAGTACGGGTGGACGTAAAGAGCAAAACATTGCGGTTACCTTCAACTCCTTCTCTATTAAAGGAATTGGAAACGAACCAGCTGTTTTGGGTACAGCTTTCGGATTGGAGCAAGGTCAAACTTCTGATCCAATCGCTGGAAACGGTGGAGTTTACGTAATTCGCGTAGACAGCAAAACACCAAACCAAAATTCAGCCGATGTTGAGCAGTTGAAAAACCAAATTGCTGGTGACTATGCTCGTCGTGTTGACGCTGAAGTATTCGAAGCACTGAAAGAAAAAGGAAATGTAGTGGACAACCGTTCCGACTACTACTAA
- a CDS encoding PKD domain-containing protein, whose translation MKNLYHLSLIVVLALFLSGCTKKPVACFVVPNESMETGVEYLFEDCSVEAAKYWWEFGDGQASDSSGGRHTYGNPGVYKMTLTVTKDGDEDVLTRTVRVESVDRTGLSAGQYTGKFTETYPGNVIYNKSYTQTLTIEAIDNNNIYISTVRGSFHATVEGTSTNYTFSSIREQQGRIADMLDGTGEFDAGGVEEFEMTLQGTDPYLGDIPWILRFRGSRP comes from the coding sequence GTGAAAAACCTATACCACCTCTCACTAATCGTTGTTTTAGCGCTATTTCTATCGGGATGCACAAAGAAACCGGTAGCCTGCTTTGTAGTGCCTAATGAATCCATGGAAACGGGTGTAGAATACCTTTTTGAGGATTGTTCGGTCGAAGCTGCTAAATACTGGTGGGAGTTTGGTGATGGGCAAGCCTCAGACAGCAGTGGCGGACGGCATACCTACGGTAATCCGGGCGTATATAAAATGACGCTTACCGTTACCAAAGATGGCGACGAAGACGTTTTAACACGTACTGTTCGGGTAGAATCGGTAGATCGAACCGGACTTTCCGCTGGCCAATATACCGGTAAATTCACCGAAACCTATCCCGGTAATGTGATTTACAACAAGTCTTACACCCAGACTTTAACCATTGAGGCTATCGACAACAATAACATCTACATTTCCACCGTCAGAGGGTCCTTTCACGCTACGGTAGAAGGAACTTCGACCAACTACACCTTTAGTTCCATTCGCGAACAGCAGGGCCGAATAGCGGACATGCTAGACGGTACAGGAGAATTTGATGCAGGAGGTGTTGAAGAGTTTGAAATGACACTTCAGGGTACAGATCCTTACCTGGGAGATATTCCCTGGATTTTACGCTTCCGCGGATCCCGTCCGTAA
- the leuS gene encoding leucine--tRNA ligase codes for MKEYDFKALEEKWRKRWSESGTYQVQVDPNRPKYYVLDMFPYPSGAGLHVGHPLGYIASDIYSRYKRLNGFNVLHPMGYDAFGLPAEQYAIETGQHPAITTHDNVNRYREQLDLIGFSYDWDREVRTSSPDYYKWTQWIFLQLFDCWFNNESQKAERIETLVARFETEGNAEVKAACEETDAFTAEEWTGMSEKEQQHILLNYRLTYLADTMVNWCPALGTVLANDEIKDGLSERGGHPVVRRKMRQWSMRISAYAERLLQGLEGLEWTDSLKEIQRNWIGKSVGASVFFDVKDSERKLEIFTTRPDTIFGATFMVLAPEHEWVAELTTEEQKEEVEAYIQRTKTRSERDRMSDVKNVTGAFTGAYAIHPFSGEPIPIWIADYVLAGYGTGAVMAVPSGDQRDWDFAHHFGLPIPAVIEGSDVSEGANDDKNGTLINSDFLDGLPVKKAIKRMIHEMETRGIGERQVNYKMRDAVFSRQRYWGEPIPMYFKDGVPYPVAEKDLPLELPEVEKYLPTEDGDPPLGHAENWTYSPEGSDENYPLELNTMPGWAGSSWYYLRYMDPKNEDGFVSNEAVNYWQNVDLYLGGAEHATGHLLYFRFWTKVLFDLGYLPFDEPAKKLVNQGMIQAEDGRKMSKRYGNVVNPDDVVMGHGADTLRLHEMFLGPIEQSKPWNTKGIDGAHRFLKKFWRLFYTQDGEWLVTDEQPNEDELRSLHKALKKIQADNERLAFNTPVSTFMVATNELTSLNCHKKAILEPLLVAMHPHCPFITEELWNQLGHEESLFLSATWPQFEEKYLKVSSHDYPVQINGKVRLKLALPIEMDKAEVEKQVLQHEVTQKWLDGKEPRKVIVVPGKIVNVVI; via the coding sequence ATGAAAGAATACGACTTTAAAGCCTTAGAGGAAAAATGGAGAAAACGGTGGTCTGAATCAGGTACCTATCAGGTGCAGGTAGATCCTAACCGCCCGAAGTATTATGTGTTGGATATGTTTCCTTACCCTTCGGGGGCAGGGTTGCACGTGGGTCACCCTCTCGGCTATATCGCTTCTGACATCTACAGTCGATACAAACGATTAAATGGATTCAACGTGTTGCACCCGATGGGTTACGATGCCTTCGGTCTTCCCGCTGAACAATATGCCATTGAAACCGGACAGCACCCGGCCATTACTACCCACGACAATGTAAACCGCTATCGTGAGCAATTGGATTTGATTGGTTTTTCCTACGATTGGGATCGTGAGGTGAGAACCAGCAGTCCGGACTACTACAAGTGGACCCAATGGATATTCCTTCAACTCTTCGACTGCTGGTTCAACAATGAATCTCAAAAGGCGGAGCGTATCGAAACTTTGGTAGCCCGCTTTGAAACGGAAGGAAATGCTGAGGTAAAAGCTGCTTGCGAAGAAACGGATGCGTTTACAGCTGAAGAGTGGACAGGCATGTCTGAAAAAGAGCAGCAGCATATTTTGCTGAATTACCGATTGACTTACCTGGCAGATACAATGGTAAACTGGTGCCCGGCTCTGGGAACGGTTTTGGCCAATGATGAGATTAAGGATGGGTTGAGTGAGCGTGGCGGACACCCAGTTGTACGTCGCAAAATGCGCCAATGGTCCATGCGAATTTCAGCATACGCCGAGCGCTTGCTTCAAGGTTTGGAAGGGTTGGAATGGACAGATTCCCTGAAGGAAATCCAGCGCAATTGGATTGGAAAAAGTGTTGGAGCTTCCGTGTTTTTTGATGTAAAGGATTCGGAGCGCAAACTCGAAATATTCACGACTCGCCCGGATACCATTTTTGGAGCCACATTTATGGTGCTTGCACCCGAACATGAATGGGTTGCTGAGCTGACAACGGAAGAGCAGAAAGAGGAAGTGGAAGCCTATATTCAACGTACCAAAACACGTTCTGAACGGGATAGAATGTCCGACGTGAAGAATGTGACTGGAGCTTTTACCGGAGCCTACGCAATTCATCCATTTAGTGGAGAGCCTATTCCCATTTGGATTGCTGACTATGTGTTGGCGGGTTATGGAACCGGAGCGGTTATGGCCGTTCCATCTGGTGATCAACGCGACTGGGATTTTGCCCACCACTTTGGACTTCCAATTCCTGCGGTTATCGAAGGAAGTGACGTATCCGAAGGTGCAAATGATGATAAAAATGGAACCTTGATCAATTCTGATTTCTTAGATGGTCTTCCAGTGAAAAAGGCGATTAAACGCATGATTCACGAAATGGAAACCCGGGGAATTGGTGAGCGTCAGGTAAACTATAAAATGCGTGATGCCGTGTTTAGCCGGCAGCGTTACTGGGGTGAGCCTATTCCGATGTATTTCAAGGATGGCGTACCTTACCCGGTAGCTGAAAAAGACCTTCCTCTGGAATTGCCTGAGGTAGAAAAATACTTGCCAACAGAAGATGGTGACCCACCATTGGGTCATGCCGAAAACTGGACCTATTCACCGGAAGGGAGCGATGAAAACTATCCCCTGGAGTTGAATACCATGCCAGGTTGGGCGGGTTCGTCCTGGTATTACTTGCGTTACATGGATCCAAAAAATGAAGACGGTTTTGTATCGAATGAAGCGGTGAACTATTGGCAAAATGTAGACCTCTATTTAGGTGGCGCCGAGCATGCAACGGGACACTTGTTGTACTTCCGCTTTTGGACCAAGGTGCTTTTTGATTTGGGTTACCTGCCCTTTGATGAGCCTGCTAAGAAATTGGTAAATCAAGGGATGATTCAGGCCGAAGATGGTCGTAAGATGAGTAAGCGTTATGGCAATGTGGTAAATCCGGATGACGTGGTTATGGGTCATGGAGCGGATACCCTTCGTTTGCACGAAATGTTTCTCGGGCCTATTGAACAAAGCAAACCTTGGAACACCAAAGGAATTGATGGTGCTCACCGTTTCCTGAAAAAATTCTGGAGGTTGTTTTATACCCAGGACGGGGAATGGTTGGTAACCGACGAACAACCGAATGAGGATGAATTGCGCTCCTTGCACAAAGCTTTGAAAAAGATTCAGGCCGATAATGAACGTTTAGCGTTCAATACGCCCGTTTCTACCTTTATGGTGGCGACCAATGAGCTTACTTCCCTGAACTGTCACAAAAAGGCCATTCTTGAGCCTCTATTGGTGGCGATGCACCCGCATTGTCCATTCATTACGGAGGAACTTTGGAATCAATTGGGGCATGAAGAGAGCTTGTTTTTAAGTGCTACCTGGCCTCAGTTTGAAGAGAAATACCTCAAGGTAAGTTCTCATGACTATCCGGTTCAGATTAATGGTAAGGTTCGCTTGAAATTAGCGCTGCCTATTGAAATGGATAAGGCGGAGGTTGAAAAACAGGTGCTTCAACATGAGGTAACCCAAAAATGGCTGGACGGAAAAGAGCCCAGAAAGGTCATTGTGGTTCCAGGAAAGATTGTAAACGTAGTAATCTAA
- a CDS encoding permease-like cell division protein FtsX, whose protein sequence is MATAEERFSRKRLRSSYFTVVISISMVLFMLGLQGIILLQTKRISDYVKENIGFSVMLKNDVKEVDIVKFQKSLDAAVYVKSTEYIDKEKAAKELTEDLGENFVDFLGYNPLLASIDVRLNAEYANPDSLEWIAADLMKNPRIKEVFYQEDLVVVVNENIRNISLIILIFSGFLLIIAVALINNSIRLALYSKRFIIKTMQLVGATSGFIRTPFVWRGILNGIYGSFIAIALLLSCLYWAQQQMPELFDIQDVELIGYLFGMVLLLGIIITWISTGLAVRRYLRMKTDKLYS, encoded by the coding sequence ATGGCTACAGCTGAAGAGCGTTTTTCCCGAAAAAGATTGCGATCCTCCTATTTCACGGTTGTGATCAGTATTTCCATGGTGTTGTTTATGCTCGGCCTTCAGGGAATCATTCTACTGCAAACCAAACGTATTTCTGACTACGTCAAAGAGAACATTGGATTTTCGGTGATGCTGAAAAACGACGTCAAGGAAGTTGATATTGTCAAGTTTCAAAAATCACTGGACGCAGCAGTTTACGTAAAGTCTACCGAATACATTGATAAAGAGAAGGCTGCTAAGGAATTGACGGAAGATTTGGGTGAAAACTTTGTGGACTTTTTAGGCTACAATCCCCTATTAGCTTCGATCGACGTTCGGTTAAATGCAGAGTACGCCAATCCGGATAGTTTGGAATGGATTGCAGCCGACCTCATGAAGAATCCAAGAATCAAAGAGGTGTTTTACCAAGAGGATTTAGTTGTGGTGGTCAATGAAAACATCCGCAACATCTCACTCATCATTCTCATTTTTAGTGGATTCTTATTGATTATCGCCGTTGCCCTAATCAACAATAGTATACGCTTAGCCCTTTATTCAAAGCGCTTCATTATAAAAACCATGCAGCTTGTAGGCGCAACGTCAGGTTTTATCCGAACGCCTTTTGTGTGGCGAGGAATTCTCAATGGAATCTACGGATCATTCATCGCTATAGCCCTGTTATTGAGCTGTTTGTACTGGGCCCAACAACAAATGCCTGAACTTTTTGATATTCAGGATGTAGAATTGATCGGTTATTTATTTGGAATGGTACTTTTGTTGGGAATTATCATCACCTGGATAAGTACAGGTTTGGCGGTTCGCCGCTATTTAAGAATGAAAACGGACAAACTATACTCCTGA